One window from the genome of Leucobacter aridicollis encodes:
- a CDS encoding TlyA family RNA methyltransferase yields the protein MKGPDPVAAQSRWDGPLERVDRAVVELGLVRSRSRAAELIGAGGIAIDGVPAAKPGARVRAGSLVSVLGDDNYVSRGAHKLVAALDEFAIDPAGKLALDLGASTGGFTQVLLERGAREVLAIDVGHDQLAPELRADPRVRVVEGCNARELDAALLADLTGVAERPSLVVADLSFISLTLILPAITRCTDAGAELALLIKPQFEVGRVRDGIVTDPALWREAIVKVIASAGENSLGVRGLAASPIAGGEGNREFLVHLVRGEPADPGEWSSRIDEVCGPVDARDEGSGE from the coding sequence ATGAAGGGGCCTGATCCGGTGGCAGCGCAAAGCCGGTGGGATGGCCCACTCGAACGCGTTGATCGCGCCGTCGTCGAGCTCGGCCTCGTCCGCTCGCGCAGTAGGGCTGCAGAGCTGATTGGCGCGGGCGGAATCGCGATCGACGGTGTCCCAGCGGCAAAGCCAGGGGCACGCGTGCGCGCGGGGTCGCTCGTGTCTGTGCTCGGCGACGACAACTACGTGAGTCGAGGCGCCCACAAGCTTGTGGCAGCGCTCGACGAGTTCGCGATCGACCCCGCGGGCAAGCTCGCGCTCGATCTCGGAGCGTCGACAGGTGGGTTCACCCAGGTGCTGCTCGAACGCGGTGCGCGGGAGGTGCTCGCAATCGACGTCGGCCACGACCAGTTGGCGCCGGAGCTCCGTGCCGACCCGCGCGTTCGCGTCGTTGAGGGCTGCAACGCGCGTGAACTTGATGCCGCGCTGCTCGCTGACTTGACCGGCGTTGCCGAACGGCCGAGCCTTGTTGTCGCAGACCTCTCGTTCATTTCGCTCACCCTGATCCTGCCCGCGATCACGCGTTGCACCGATGCGGGGGCGGAGCTCGCGCTGCTCATCAAGCCCCAATTCGAGGTGGGCCGCGTGCGAGATGGCATCGTGACCGACCCCGCGCTGTGGCGAGAGGCGATCGTGAAGGTCATCGCCTCGGCAGGGGAGAACTCACTCGGTGTCCGGGGACTCGCAGCCTCCCCGATCGCTGGCGGGGAGGGAAATCGCGAGTTCCTCGTGCATCTCGTGCGCGGCGAACCCGCCGATCCGGGAGAATGGAGTTCGCGCATCGATGAGGTGTGCGGGCCCGTGGACGCGCGTGACGAGGGGAGCGGAGAGTGA
- a CDS encoding NAD kinase encodes MTVSTQDRCMLIVSHTYRTEAIEATAAVVEALIGAGVVPVLGAADRDEFAPHMDVTRTAVLDDEVPLSQLEAAFVLGGDGTILRAAEMLHGSACPIVGVNLGHVGFLAEMESFDLGFTVEQVLAGNYTVDERLTLDVRAELNGEVLAETWALNEATVEKRRRMLEVSVGIDDHPVSVFACDGVVLATPTGSTAYAFSAGGPIVWPSVQALLMVPIAAHALFNRPLVAGPDSELTVRILPQNVGPGVMWCDGRRRTELPAGSVVTVRRSPETVRIARLNEAPFSERLVRKFDLPVSGWRGDRNGNGRRVGGGADSQATVAGPNGGGEA; translated from the coding sequence GTGACAGTTTCAACGCAGGACCGGTGCATGCTCATCGTCTCGCACACCTACCGGACTGAGGCGATCGAGGCGACCGCAGCGGTCGTCGAAGCGCTCATCGGCGCGGGTGTCGTGCCGGTTCTTGGCGCGGCCGATCGCGACGAGTTCGCGCCGCACATGGACGTCACCCGAACGGCGGTGCTCGATGACGAGGTGCCGCTCAGCCAGCTCGAGGCGGCGTTCGTGCTTGGCGGCGACGGCACGATCCTGCGCGCGGCAGAAATGCTCCACGGCTCTGCCTGCCCGATCGTCGGCGTGAACCTCGGCCACGTCGGCTTCCTCGCCGAGATGGAGAGCTTTGACCTCGGCTTCACTGTCGAGCAAGTACTCGCCGGCAACTACACGGTTGACGAGCGCCTCACCCTCGACGTCCGCGCCGAGCTGAATGGCGAGGTGCTCGCTGAGACCTGGGCGCTGAACGAGGCGACGGTCGAGAAGCGCAGGCGCATGCTTGAAGTGTCGGTTGGCATCGACGATCACCCCGTCTCGGTGTTCGCGTGCGACGGCGTCGTGCTCGCGACTCCGACTGGCTCCACTGCCTACGCGTTTTCGGCGGGCGGCCCGATCGTGTGGCCCTCGGTGCAGGCGTTGCTGATGGTGCCGATCGCGGCCCATGCGCTCTTCAACAGGCCGCTCGTCGCCGGCCCAGACTCCGAACTCACCGTGCGGATTCTGCCGCAGAATGTCGGACCTGGCGTGATGTGGTGCGACGGCCGCCGACGCACAGAGCTTCCAGCCGGGTCGGTCGTGACTGTCCGCCGGTCACCGGAGACAGTGCGCATTGCTCGCCTGAACGAGGCCCCCTTCTCTGAACGCCTGGTGCGCAAGTTCGACCTCCCGGTTAGCGGGTGGCGGGGCGACCGGAACGGGAACGGGCGCCGTGTCGGAGGCGGCGCGGACTCACAGGCCACGGTTGCTGGCCCCAATGGAGGTGGTGAGGCATGA
- the recN gene encoding DNA repair protein RecN yields the protein MIEELRIKDLGVIADATLPLGPGFTAITGETGAGKTMVVSALGLLMGERSDAGAVRIGASQARVSGIVHTSDAAVADIVDEIGGEVEDSELVMSRTVSAEGRSRAAVGGASAPVGALGRLADRLFAVHGQSEQLRLKSQSAQRNTLDRFGGSKIADAVRAYRDVHAERVAAEDRLQTLTETQESRSAEVAKLRAELAEITAVEPVAGEESELAKRIELLGNVEGLRAAAVGAGEALASESDDPMQRDAGGLVDLAVQDLERVADLDPRIASVAEQLRSVSFQIADAAKELAAYASDLDEEGPGELARANDRLAQLTALFRYYGATSEEVLAHADATSRALLELDNDDEALGGLADTVATLTAEERALAEQLTQLRTSAADQLGSAVSKELRALALPDAQFVVSVTPLDALSSSGADEVQFLLAPHPGSTPRPIAKSASGGELSRVMLALEVVLAGADPVPTFVFDEVDAGVGGAAAIEIGRRLKQLSQTSQVIVVTHLAQVAAFATNHLRVVKDSSGGFTQSSCQRLEGDARLAEMARLLSGLDTSESALDHAAELLQLGA from the coding sequence ATGATCGAAGAACTCCGCATCAAAGACCTCGGGGTGATCGCCGACGCGACGCTCCCGCTCGGGCCAGGGTTCACCGCGATCACCGGCGAGACCGGCGCGGGCAAGACGATGGTTGTGAGCGCGCTTGGCCTGTTGATGGGTGAGCGTTCTGACGCCGGCGCGGTGCGCATCGGCGCGAGTCAGGCGCGGGTCAGCGGCATCGTCCACACCTCCGACGCCGCTGTCGCAGACATTGTCGACGAGATCGGCGGCGAGGTCGAAGACAGCGAGCTCGTGATGAGCCGCACCGTGTCAGCCGAAGGCAGAAGCCGCGCGGCGGTCGGCGGTGCGAGCGCCCCTGTCGGGGCCCTCGGCAGGCTCGCCGACAGGCTGTTCGCCGTGCATGGTCAGTCCGAGCAACTGCGGTTGAAGTCGCAGTCCGCACAGCGCAACACCCTCGACAGGTTCGGTGGCTCGAAGATCGCAGACGCGGTGCGCGCCTATCGCGATGTGCACGCCGAACGTGTCGCCGCAGAGGATCGGTTGCAGACCCTCACCGAGACGCAGGAGTCTCGGTCGGCCGAAGTCGCAAAGCTTCGCGCCGAGCTCGCGGAGATCACCGCCGTCGAGCCCGTCGCAGGCGAAGAGTCAGAGCTTGCCAAGCGCATCGAGCTGCTCGGCAACGTCGAGGGCCTGCGCGCGGCCGCTGTCGGTGCCGGCGAGGCACTCGCGAGCGAGTCAGACGACCCCATGCAGCGGGACGCCGGTGGGCTCGTTGATCTCGCGGTGCAGGATCTCGAGCGAGTCGCGGACCTTGATCCGCGCATCGCCTCGGTCGCAGAGCAGTTGCGTTCGGTGAGCTTCCAGATCGCCGACGCCGCGAAGGAGCTCGCCGCCTACGCGAGCGACCTCGACGAGGAGGGCCCGGGGGAGCTCGCCCGCGCGAACGACCGCCTGGCACAGCTCACCGCCCTTTTTCGCTACTACGGCGCGACGAGTGAGGAAGTGCTCGCGCACGCGGATGCGACGTCGCGCGCCCTCCTCGAACTCGATAACGACGACGAGGCCCTCGGAGGCCTCGCCGATACGGTCGCAACGCTCACAGCCGAAGAGCGGGCGCTCGCCGAGCAGCTCACGCAGCTGCGCACGAGCGCGGCGGATCAGCTCGGTTCAGCAGTTTCGAAAGAGCTCCGCGCGCTCGCGCTCCCCGATGCCCAGTTCGTGGTGTCTGTCACACCCCTTGACGCGCTCAGCTCGTCGGGGGCCGACGAGGTCCAGTTTCTGCTCGCGCCCCATCCGGGATCGACGCCCCGGCCCATCGCGAAAAGCGCCTCTGGCGGCGAGCTGTCACGGGTGATGCTCGCCCTCGAGGTCGTGCTCGCCGGCGCCGACCCAGTCCCCACATTCGTGTTCGACGAGGTCGACGCTGGCGTCGGTGGCGCAGCGGCAATCGAGATCGGGCGGCGATTGAAGCAGCTGTCGCAGACCTCCCAGGTCATCGTTGTCACGCACCTCGCGCAGGTCGCGGCGTTTGCGACCAACCATCTTCGTGTCGTGAAAGACTCGAGCGGCGGATTCACGCAGTCGAGCTGTCAGCGCCTCGAGGGTGACGCGCGGCTTGCTGAGATGGCACGACTGCTCTCGGGCCTCGACACCTCTGAGAGCGCCCTTGACCACGCAGCGGAACTGCTGCAGCTCGGAGCGTAG
- a CDS encoding AI-2E family transporter: MGIFKSIGFGKKSKAPAVTVEPASEPAEPKLVLHADTTQMDSEVREMYRDARDAAQDAEDEARTSPKREFFVGRPFALGFTVTLGVLVAIVVGDMIGQLSTILMYVVAALFIALGLDPVVRWLERHGVRRPLGIGIVFVGFILIIGGILAVVIPMIGNQVAQLVQSAPEIVRNLTSEQWYKDVNDRFGEFIDFNSILKMGQDFIGKPSNWASVAGGVWQAGIGIANGLTAGLIVLILSLYFLSSLRTIKRGFYSIVPRSGRAKVIDITEQVTKSVGGYVNGMVVLALVNATLGFIMMTIVGVPFAGLVAVGVFLLALIPLIGSVLATVLVTAIALFNSPITALVAAIYYLIYMQLESYLLTPRIMNRVVSVPGSLVVIGALAGGTLLGLLGALIAIPVTAAVLMIIKQVWVPRQNSR, translated from the coding sequence ATGGGGATATTCAAGTCCATAGGCTTTGGCAAGAAATCCAAGGCTCCGGCGGTCACTGTCGAACCAGCCTCCGAGCCGGCGGAGCCCAAACTCGTGCTGCACGCAGACACCACGCAGATGGACTCAGAGGTTCGCGAGATGTACCGCGACGCGCGTGACGCAGCCCAAGACGCCGAAGACGAGGCTCGGACAAGCCCCAAGCGTGAGTTCTTCGTCGGGAGGCCGTTCGCGCTTGGCTTCACAGTCACGCTCGGTGTGCTCGTCGCGATCGTCGTCGGCGACATGATCGGTCAGCTCTCGACGATTCTCATGTACGTCGTCGCGGCGCTGTTTATTGCGCTCGGCCTCGATCCAGTGGTGCGCTGGCTCGAACGTCACGGCGTGAGGCGGCCTCTTGGCATTGGGATCGTGTTTGTCGGCTTCATTCTCATCATCGGCGGGATCCTCGCTGTCGTCATTCCGATGATCGGAAACCAGGTCGCGCAGCTCGTGCAGAGCGCACCGGAGATCGTGCGCAATCTCACGAGCGAGCAGTGGTACAAGGACGTGAACGACAGGTTCGGGGAGTTCATCGATTTCAACTCCATCTTGAAGATGGGGCAGGACTTCATCGGCAAGCCCTCGAACTGGGCGTCGGTTGCTGGCGGCGTCTGGCAAGCGGGAATCGGGATCGCGAACGGGCTCACCGCGGGCCTCATCGTGCTCATCCTGTCGTTGTACTTCCTGTCGTCGCTGCGCACGATCAAGCGCGGCTTCTACTCGATCGTGCCGCGTTCGGGCCGCGCGAAGGTCATCGACATCACCGAGCAGGTCACGAAGTCGGTCGGCGGCTACGTGAACGGCATGGTTGTGCTCGCGCTCGTGAACGCGACGCTCGGCTTCATCATGATGACGATCGTTGGGGTCCCGTTCGCTGGCCTTGTCGCGGTCGGCGTCTTCCTGCTCGCGCTCATCCCGCTCATCGGATCGGTGCTCGCGACCGTGCTCGTGACGGCGATCGCGCTGTTCAACTCCCCGATCACCGCGCTCGTTGCGGCAATCTACTACCTCATCTACATGCAGCTTGAGTCGTACCTGCTCACGCCGCGCATCATGAACCGGGTGGTCTCGGTGCCAGGCTCGCTCGTTGTGATCGGTGCGCTCGCGGGCGGTACGTTGCTCGGTCTGCTCGGCGCGCTGATCGCGATCCCCGTCACTGCGGCGGTGCTGATGATCATCAAGCAGGTGTGGGTGCCGCGCCAGAACTCCCGCTAG
- a CDS encoding CTP synthase has protein sequence MGTNAEQSKTTKHIFVTGGVVSSLGKGLTAASLGNLLTARGLHVVMQKLDPYLNVDPGTMNPFEHGEVFVTDDGAETDLDIGHYERFLGINLSQAANVTTGQIYSEVIQKERRGDYLGATVQVIPHITNEIKRRMRLQAEQDPQPDVIITEIGGTVGDIESQPFLESARQVRHELGRKNVIFVHVSLVPFMGASGEQKTKPTQHSVAQLRSIGIQPDALVLRSDRPVTGDNLRKIALMCDVEEGAVVNAIDVKSIYDLPQLLNTQGLDQTIVDHLQLADRVTDVDWTGWRPVLDAVHNPKGEVTIGLVGKYIDLPDAYLSVTEALRAGGFAHSTKVNIEWIPSDSCETPEGAREKLSHLHAICVPGGFGIRGIEGKLGALRFARENGIPTLGICLGLQCMVIEYARNVAGLEGASSTEFDPETPVPVIATMAEQVEIIDGGDLGGTMRLGLYEAKLAEGSLAAEVYGSDTASERHRHRYEVNNEYRDEIAAAGLSFSGLSPDGGLVEYVELPRTVHPYYIATQAHPELRSRPGTPHPLFAGLAGAAIERREAASLFEVDETSAE, from the coding sequence GTGGGCACAAACGCGGAACAGAGCAAAACAACCAAGCACATCTTCGTGACCGGTGGGGTTGTTTCCTCACTCGGCAAGGGCCTGACAGCCGCGAGTCTCGGTAATCTTCTTACCGCACGCGGCCTGCATGTTGTCATGCAGAAGCTGGATCCCTACCTGAACGTCGACCCGGGAACGATGAACCCGTTCGAGCACGGCGAGGTCTTCGTGACCGACGACGGCGCTGAAACCGACCTCGACATTGGGCACTACGAGCGTTTCCTCGGCATCAACCTGTCGCAGGCCGCGAACGTGACGACCGGGCAGATCTACTCGGAGGTCATCCAGAAGGAGCGCCGCGGCGACTACCTCGGCGCGACCGTCCAGGTGATCCCGCACATCACGAACGAGATCAAGCGCCGCATGCGCCTGCAGGCTGAGCAGGATCCGCAGCCAGACGTCATCATCACCGAGATCGGTGGCACCGTCGGCGACATCGAGTCGCAGCCGTTCCTCGAGTCGGCGCGCCAGGTACGCCACGAGCTCGGCCGCAAGAACGTTATCTTCGTGCACGTCTCGCTCGTCCCGTTCATGGGCGCATCTGGCGAGCAGAAGACCAAGCCGACCCAGCACTCGGTCGCGCAGCTGCGGTCGATCGGCATTCAGCCCGACGCGCTCGTGCTGCGCTCGGACCGCCCGGTGACTGGCGACAACCTTCGCAAGATCGCGCTGATGTGCGACGTCGAAGAGGGCGCGGTCGTGAACGCGATCGACGTGAAGAGCATCTACGACCTGCCGCAGCTCTTGAACACCCAGGGACTCGACCAGACAATCGTCGACCACCTGCAGCTTGCAGACCGCGTCACTGACGTCGACTGGACCGGCTGGCGTCCCGTGCTTGACGCGGTGCACAACCCGAAGGGTGAGGTCACGATCGGCCTGGTCGGCAAGTACATCGACCTCCCCGACGCGTACCTCTCGGTCACCGAGGCGCTCCGAGCCGGCGGCTTCGCGCACTCGACGAAGGTGAACATCGAGTGGATCCCCTCGGATTCGTGCGAGACCCCTGAGGGAGCACGCGAGAAGCTGTCGCACCTGCACGCGATCTGCGTGCCTGGCGGCTTCGGCATTCGCGGCATTGAGGGCAAGCTTGGCGCGCTCCGTTTCGCCCGCGAGAACGGCATCCCGACGCTCGGTATTTGCCTCGGTCTGCAGTGCATGGTCATCGAGTACGCGCGCAACGTCGCTGGGCTCGAGGGTGCGTCGTCGACCGAGTTTGACCCCGAGACCCCGGTCCCTGTCATCGCGACGATGGCCGAGCAGGTTGAGATCATTGACGGTGGCGACCTTGGCGGCACCATGCGCCTCGGGCTGTACGAGGCGAAGCTCGCTGAGGGCTCACTGGCCGCGGAGGTCTACGGGTCTGACACCGCGAGCGAACGGCACCGCCACCGCTACGAGGTGAACAACGAGTACCGTGACGAGATCGCGGCTGCTGGCCTCTCGTTCTCGGGCCTCAGCCCTGACGGCGGCCTCGTCGAGTACGTTGAGCTGCCCCGCACCGTGCACCCGTACTACATCGCCACTCAGGCGCACCCCGAGCTGCGTTCGCGCCCAGGCACACCGCATCCGCTGTTCGCGGGCCTCGCGGGTGCCGCGATCGAGCGCCGTGAGGCGGCGAGCCTGTTCGAGGTCGACGAGACCTCGGCGGAGTAA
- a CDS encoding NUDIX domain-containing protein — translation MPHAAGHEHLIADEPALDVRVLESTELVAGHVWDIRRDRLEFAGTVLERDYMDHPGAVAVLALDEDDRALMFRQYRHPIAHRDWEIPAGLMDVAGESGLAGAKRELAEEADLQATDWSLLLEMFLSPGGSSEVIRVFLARGLSEAVHEFVREGEEAELEPVWIPLEDAVAAALDGRIGNALTVGAVLAAAASKAAGWSTLRDPDLPWTARDLVRGERSR, via the coding sequence GTGCCACACGCGGCCGGCCACGAGCATCTGATCGCCGACGAGCCCGCACTCGATGTGCGCGTGCTCGAGAGCACTGAGCTCGTGGCCGGCCACGTGTGGGACATCAGGCGTGACCGCCTCGAGTTCGCTGGCACCGTGCTTGAGCGCGACTACATGGACCATCCCGGTGCAGTCGCCGTGCTCGCGCTCGACGAAGACGATCGCGCGCTCATGTTCAGGCAGTACCGCCACCCGATCGCGCACCGCGACTGGGAGATCCCTGCGGGCCTCATGGACGTCGCGGGCGAGAGCGGCCTCGCCGGCGCGAAGCGCGAGCTCGCCGAAGAGGCCGACCTGCAGGCGACAGACTGGTCGCTGCTGCTCGAGATGTTTCTCAGCCCCGGGGGCTCCAGCGAGGTGATTCGCGTCTTTCTTGCCCGCGGCCTGAGCGAGGCGGTGCACGAGTTCGTTCGCGAGGGCGAGGAAGCCGAGCTCGAGCCCGTGTGGATCCCGCTCGAAGACGCCGTCGCCGCGGCGCTCGACGGCCGCATCGGAAACGCGCTTACTGTCGGAGCCGTGCTCGCCGCGGCCGCATCGAAGGCTGCGGGGTGGTCGACCCTCCGCGATCCTGATCTGCCGTGGACCGCGCGCGATCTCGTGCGCGGCGAACGATCGAGGTAG
- a CDS encoding site-specific tyrosine recombinase XerD, which translates to MEPGQAIAKYLRHLSIERGLSDNSMAAYRRDFTKYVDWLGERGIDDLAGVTPDTISAYVAALAEEQRAPRAAGPGAEAGDQDPVPAYSAASITRMVSTVRGLHRFLYDEGALAENAGRGVRTPKKGKRLPKALAIEDVEALLGAVSGDDPVSLRDRALLELLYATGARVSEIATIDLDDLYAGTGREGADVWGDPEGTLSEGGLLRVTGKGSKTRIVPYGSYAGRALAAYLVRARPQFAARGTGTPALFLGPRGARLSRQSAWLVIRAAAEAAELTQEVSPHTLRHSFATHLLAGGADVRAVQELLGHSSVTTTQIYTQVTADTLREHYVNAHPRAK; encoded by the coding sequence ATGGAGCCGGGGCAAGCGATCGCGAAGTACCTCAGGCACCTGAGCATCGAGCGCGGGCTGAGCGACAACAGCATGGCCGCGTACAGGCGCGACTTCACGAAGTACGTCGACTGGCTTGGCGAGCGCGGTATCGACGATCTCGCGGGCGTCACCCCTGACACGATCTCTGCGTACGTCGCCGCGCTCGCCGAGGAGCAGCGCGCCCCGCGGGCCGCGGGGCCGGGCGCCGAGGCGGGCGATCAGGATCCGGTACCCGCGTATTCAGCCGCCTCGATCACGCGGATGGTGTCGACGGTGCGCGGGCTTCACCGGTTCCTGTACGACGAGGGCGCGCTCGCCGAGAATGCTGGTCGCGGCGTGCGCACCCCGAAGAAGGGCAAACGGCTCCCGAAGGCGCTCGCAATCGAAGATGTCGAGGCACTCCTCGGGGCGGTGAGCGGAGACGACCCGGTCTCGCTTCGAGACCGGGCGCTCCTCGAACTGCTCTACGCGACAGGCGCCCGAGTGAGCGAGATCGCCACGATCGACCTCGACGACCTCTACGCGGGAACCGGCCGCGAGGGCGCAGACGTCTGGGGCGACCCCGAGGGCACGCTCAGCGAGGGCGGCCTGCTGCGCGTCACGGGCAAGGGATCGAAGACAAGGATCGTGCCCTACGGCAGCTACGCCGGCCGCGCGCTCGCCGCCTACCTCGTGCGCGCAAGGCCGCAGTTCGCCGCTCGCGGTACCGGGACTCCAGCGCTGTTTCTCGGCCCGCGCGGCGCGCGGCTCTCGCGCCAGAGCGCGTGGCTCGTGATCCGGGCCGCCGCCGAGGCGGCGGAGCTCACCCAGGAGGTGTCGCCGCACACGCTCAGGCACTCATTCGCGACCCACCTGCTCGCCGGAGGGGCAGACGTGCGCGCGGTGCAGGAACTCCTCGGCCACTCGTCAGTAACGACGACGCAGATCTACACCCAGGTGACCGCGGACACGCTGCGCGAGCACTACGTGAACGCGCACCCGCGGGCGAAGTAG
- a CDS encoding ParA family protein: MAKKQVELGPTGRPERVIPAPKSLDRHGPARIIAMCNQKGGVGKTTSTINLAAALARYGRRVLAVDFDPQGALSAGLGVPAHDVPTIYDLMLGKLKDPREAIQHTSTEGLDVIPANIDLSAAEVHLVSEVAREQILGGVLRRITDDYDVILIDCQPSLGLLTVNALTASHGVLIPLACEYFALRGVALLVETIDKVRDRLNPSLELDGILATMYDPRTLHAREVLERVVDTFGDSVFDTVIGRTVKLPDAQIAAQSVLEYAPSNPASEAYLKLARELVQRGVVA; encoded by the coding sequence GTGGCGAAAAAGCAGGTTGAGCTGGGACCGACGGGACGCCCGGAGCGCGTCATCCCCGCGCCCAAATCGCTCGATCGGCACGGGCCCGCGCGCATCATCGCGATGTGCAACCAGAAGGGCGGCGTCGGGAAGACCACGTCGACAATTAACCTCGCGGCTGCGCTTGCGCGCTACGGTCGCCGCGTGCTCGCTGTTGACTTCGATCCGCAGGGCGCGCTCTCTGCCGGTCTTGGCGTTCCCGCGCACGACGTTCCCACGATTTACGACCTCATGCTCGGCAAGCTCAAGGATCCGCGTGAGGCGATCCAGCACACGAGCACCGAGGGCCTCGACGTCATCCCCGCGAACATCGACCTCTCGGCTGCAGAAGTGCACCTCGTGAGCGAGGTTGCGCGCGAGCAGATCCTCGGCGGAGTGCTGCGCCGCATCACGGACGACTACGACGTGATCCTTATCGACTGCCAGCCCTCGCTTGGGCTGCTGACTGTGAACGCGCTCACCGCGAGCCACGGGGTGCTGATCCCGCTCGCGTGCGAGTACTTCGCGCTTCGCGGCGTCGCCCTGCTTGTCGAGACGATCGACAAGGTACGCGACAGGCTGAACCCGTCGCTCGAGCTCGACGGCATCCTCGCGACGATGTACGACCCGCGCACCCTGCACGCCCGCGAGGTGCTCGAGCGCGTCGTCGACACGTTTGGTGACTCGGTGTTCGACACCGTCATCGGCCGCACCGTGAAACTGCCAGACGCGCAGATCGCCGCGCAGTCGGTGCTCGAGTACGCGCCGTCAAACCCCGCCTCCGAGGCATACCTGAAGCTCGCTCGCGAGCTCGTGCAGCGCGGCGTGGTTGCCTAA
- a CDS encoding segregation and condensation protein A, producing MTALETGAEPEAQEPGFRVSLDGFDGPFDLLLTLIGKHELDITEVSLSLVTDEFIAYLATLEGEGLTALDQASEFLVVAATLLDMKIASLLPQGETVDPEDIALLEARDLLFARLLQYRAFKQASQWFRERLAAEERRHPRQVPLEPKYRERGPELVWTLSLDDFAAIALLAFTPRELPTVGLDHLHAPLVSIREQAAIIVSMLRGGPARSFRELIVGVTEKGVIVARFLAILELYRRDAVLFDQAEPLGELSVKWSGEHWNDEELSTLGNDYD from the coding sequence ATGACAGCGCTCGAGACCGGGGCGGAGCCTGAGGCGCAAGAGCCCGGGTTTCGGGTCTCGCTCGACGGCTTTGACGGGCCGTTCGACCTGCTGCTCACCCTGATCGGCAAGCACGAGCTCGACATCACCGAGGTCTCACTGTCGCTCGTGACCGACGAGTTCATCGCCTACCTCGCGACGCTCGAGGGGGAGGGGCTCACGGCCCTCGACCAGGCCTCAGAATTTCTCGTCGTCGCCGCGACGCTGCTCGACATGAAGATCGCGAGTCTACTGCCGCAGGGAGAGACCGTTGACCCCGAAGATATCGCCCTGCTTGAAGCCCGCGACCTGCTGTTCGCTCGGCTCCTGCAGTACCGCGCGTTCAAGCAGGCGAGCCAATGGTTTCGCGAGAGGCTCGCGGCCGAAGAGCGGCGTCACCCGCGCCAGGTGCCACTCGAACCGAAGTATCGAGAGCGCGGCCCCGAACTCGTGTGGACGCTGTCACTCGACGACTTCGCGGCTATCGCGCTGCTCGCATTCACCCCGCGCGAACTACCGACGGTCGGACTTGACCATTTGCACGCCCCGCTCGTGTCTATTCGCGAGCAGGCGGCGATCATCGTCTCGATGCTGCGTGGTGGCCCGGCGCGGAGCTTTCGCGAACTCATCGTCGGGGTCACCGAGAAGGGCGTCATCGTTGCGCGCTTTCTTGCGATCCTCGAACTGTACCGGCGCGACGCGGTGCTCTTCGATCAGGCCGAGCCGCTTGGCGAGCTCAGCGTCAAATGGTCTGGCGAGCACTGGAACGATGAAGAACTCTCGACGCTAGGAAATGACTATGACTGA
- the scpB gene encoding SMC-Scp complex subunit ScpB: protein MTDETLDPERETPLSAARAAHTLQQQLEALLIVADEPLSAVTLATACDAPVREVRKALNALIADYDGTAASTAADAPVPRGFELREVAGGYRFYVRESLDPVVEDFVQQQTPAKLSQAALETLAVIAYRQPVSRGAIASIRAVNVDSVVRTLLARGLVEEVAHDAETGAILYGTSDQLLGHLGIGDISELPSVAPLLDDGSEGFDNESL, encoded by the coding sequence ATGACTGACGAGACGCTCGATCCTGAACGGGAGACGCCGCTCAGCGCGGCCCGCGCCGCGCACACCCTGCAGCAGCAGCTCGAAGCGCTGCTCATCGTCGCCGACGAGCCGCTCTCGGCCGTGACCCTCGCGACTGCCTGCGACGCCCCCGTGCGCGAGGTACGCAAGGCGCTGAACGCGCTCATCGCCGACTACGACGGAACCGCCGCGAGCACCGCGGCCGACGCCCCCGTGCCGCGCGGCTTCGAACTGCGGGAAGTCGCCGGTGGCTACCGGTTCTACGTGCGCGAGAGTCTCGACCCCGTCGTCGAAGACTTCGTGCAGCAGCAGACACCAGCGAAGCTCTCGCAGGCTGCGCTCGAGACGCTCGCTGTTATCGCGTACCGCCAACCAGTCTCGCGCGGCGCGATCGCGTCGATCCGCGCGGTGAACGTCGACTCGGTCGTGCGCACCCTGCTCGCCCGCGGCCTCGTCGAAGAGGTCGCGCACGACGCAGAGACAGGCGCGATCCTGTACGGCACGAGCGACCAGCTGCTCGGCCACCTGGGCATCGGCGACATCAGTGAACTTCCGTCGGTAGCGCCGCTACTCGACGATGGATCGGAAGGATTTGACAATGAATCGCTCTAG